The following proteins come from a genomic window of Malus domestica chromosome 02, GDT2T_hap1:
- the LOC103426807 gene encoding sulfite exporter TauE/SafE family protein 3-like isoform X1 has translation MARNMFTQRAVKMSAGAAALAIAWAVFTEVASAERPLKDEIIKPKIFVEQEAIFARVINFLWQAGGSSYQPVWPEMKFGWKIVVGSVVGFFGAALGSVGGVGGGGIFVPMLALIVGFDPKSSTAISKCMIMGAAGSTVYFNLRLRHPTLDMPLIDYDLALLFQPMLMLGISIGVAFNVVFADWMVTVLLIILFLGTAAKALMKGVETWKKETMMKKEAENMLESETKQDVAEGSGEDYKPLPSGPASSQDEEVPITRNIYWKELSLLMYVWVAFLIVQIVKTYTETCSTTFWIMNSLQVPIALSVTLFEAICLRKGTRVIASKGKEITNWKLHQIFLYCSCGIVAGMVGGLLGLGGGFILGPLFLELGIPPQVASATSTFAMLFSSSMSVVQYYLLNRFPVPYAAYFVVVATIAAFTGQHVVRKIIAVLGRASIIIFILALTIFVSAISLGGVGIANMVEKMENREYMGFENFCVPS, from the exons ATGGCTCGAAACATGTTCACTCAGAGGGCAGTAAAAATGTCAGCAGGAGCAGCAGCATTAGCAATAGCATGGGCAGTATTCACTGAAGTTGCCAGTGCAGAAAGGCCTCTGAAAGATGAGATCATCAAGCCGAAAATTTTTGTTGAGCAAGAAGCAATTTTTGCTAGAGTCATTAATTTTCTATGGCAGGCTGGAGGCTCTTCTTATCAGCCTGTTTGGCCT GAGATGAAGTTTGGTTGGAAAATTGTAGTAGGTTCGGTAGTTGGATTCTTTGGTGCTGCATTGGGTAGTGTTGGCGGTGTTGGTGGTGGAGGAATTTTTGTTCCGATGCTCGCCTTGATTGTTGGCTTCGACCCCAAGTCTTCCACCGCGATTTCCAAGT GTATGATTATGGGAGCTGCAGGATCAACAGTATACTTTAATTTGAGGCTTAGGCACCCAACATTGGACATGCCCCTCATAGATTATGATCTGGCGTTGCTCTTTCAGCCCATGCTCATGCTAGGGATCAGCATCGGAGTTGCCTTCAACGTCGTGTTTGCTGATTGGATGGTCACAGTTCTACTTATCATCCTCTTCTTAG GTACAGCAGCAAAAGCTTTGATGAAAGGCGTGGAAACATGGAAGAAGGAAACAATGATGAAGAAG GAAGCGGAAAATATGTTAGAGTCGGAGACCAAACAGGATG TTGCAGAGGGTTCTGGGGAAGACTACAAACCGCTACCTAGCGGTCCAGCTTCATCACAAGATGAGGAG GTACCAATAACGCGAAACATTTACTGGAAAGAGTTATCGTTGCTCATGTATGTCTGGGTGGCTTTTCTTATTGTCCAGATTGTTAAG ACATATACCGAAACTTGCTCCACCACGTTCTGGATCATGAACTCATTGCAG GTACCAATTGCACTTTCTGTAACGCTCTTCGAAGCCATATGCTTACGCAAAGGCACCAGAGTGATTGCATCAAAAGGAAAGGAAATCACAAACTGGAAGTTGCATCAGATTTTTCTCTACTGCAGCTGTGGAATTGTAGCTGGTATGGTCGGTGGACTACTTGGCTTGGGAGGCGGTTTCATCTTGGGACCCCTTTTTCTTGAATTGGGAATTCCTCCTCAG GTAGCAAGTGCTACATCCACCTTTGCAATGCTATTCTCATCCTCCATGTCAGTTGTACAGTACTACCTTCTCAACCGTTTCCCAGTCCCCTATG CTGCTTATTTCGTGGTGGTTGCAACAATTGCTGCATTTACTGGTCAGCATGTAGTGAGAAAGATCATTGCAGTCCTTGGCAGAGCAtccatcatcatcttcattcTAGCTTTGACAATCTTTGTCAGCGCAATCAGCTTAG GCGGGGTGGGCATAGCAAACATGGTTGAGAAGATGGAGAATCGAGAGTACATGGGATTTGAAAATTTCTGTGTCCCATCTTAA
- the LOC103426807 gene encoding sulfite exporter TauE/SafE family protein 3-like isoform X2: protein MARNMFTQRAVKMSAGAAALAIAWAVFTEVASAERPLKDEIIKPKIFVEQEAIFARVINFLWQAGGSSYQPVWPEMKFGWKIVVGSVVGFFGAALGSVGGVGGGGIFVPMLALIVGFDPKSSTAISKCMIMGAAGSTVYFNLRLRHPTLDMPLIDYDLALLFQPMLMLGISIGVAFNVVFADWMVTVLLIILFLGTAAKALMKGVETWKKETMMKKEAENMLESETKQDEGSGEDYKPLPSGPASSQDEEVPITRNIYWKELSLLMYVWVAFLIVQIVKTYTETCSTTFWIMNSLQVPIALSVTLFEAICLRKGTRVIASKGKEITNWKLHQIFLYCSCGIVAGMVGGLLGLGGGFILGPLFLELGIPPQVASATSTFAMLFSSSMSVVQYYLLNRFPVPYAAYFVVVATIAAFTGQHVVRKIIAVLGRASIIIFILALTIFVSAISLGGVGIANMVEKMENREYMGFENFCVPS, encoded by the exons ATGGCTCGAAACATGTTCACTCAGAGGGCAGTAAAAATGTCAGCAGGAGCAGCAGCATTAGCAATAGCATGGGCAGTATTCACTGAAGTTGCCAGTGCAGAAAGGCCTCTGAAAGATGAGATCATCAAGCCGAAAATTTTTGTTGAGCAAGAAGCAATTTTTGCTAGAGTCATTAATTTTCTATGGCAGGCTGGAGGCTCTTCTTATCAGCCTGTTTGGCCT GAGATGAAGTTTGGTTGGAAAATTGTAGTAGGTTCGGTAGTTGGATTCTTTGGTGCTGCATTGGGTAGTGTTGGCGGTGTTGGTGGTGGAGGAATTTTTGTTCCGATGCTCGCCTTGATTGTTGGCTTCGACCCCAAGTCTTCCACCGCGATTTCCAAGT GTATGATTATGGGAGCTGCAGGATCAACAGTATACTTTAATTTGAGGCTTAGGCACCCAACATTGGACATGCCCCTCATAGATTATGATCTGGCGTTGCTCTTTCAGCCCATGCTCATGCTAGGGATCAGCATCGGAGTTGCCTTCAACGTCGTGTTTGCTGATTGGATGGTCACAGTTCTACTTATCATCCTCTTCTTAG GTACAGCAGCAAAAGCTTTGATGAAAGGCGTGGAAACATGGAAGAAGGAAACAATGATGAAGAAG GAAGCGGAAAATATGTTAGAGTCGGAGACCAAACAGGATG AGGGTTCTGGGGAAGACTACAAACCGCTACCTAGCGGTCCAGCTTCATCACAAGATGAGGAG GTACCAATAACGCGAAACATTTACTGGAAAGAGTTATCGTTGCTCATGTATGTCTGGGTGGCTTTTCTTATTGTCCAGATTGTTAAG ACATATACCGAAACTTGCTCCACCACGTTCTGGATCATGAACTCATTGCAG GTACCAATTGCACTTTCTGTAACGCTCTTCGAAGCCATATGCTTACGCAAAGGCACCAGAGTGATTGCATCAAAAGGAAAGGAAATCACAAACTGGAAGTTGCATCAGATTTTTCTCTACTGCAGCTGTGGAATTGTAGCTGGTATGGTCGGTGGACTACTTGGCTTGGGAGGCGGTTTCATCTTGGGACCCCTTTTTCTTGAATTGGGAATTCCTCCTCAG GTAGCAAGTGCTACATCCACCTTTGCAATGCTATTCTCATCCTCCATGTCAGTTGTACAGTACTACCTTCTCAACCGTTTCCCAGTCCCCTATG CTGCTTATTTCGTGGTGGTTGCAACAATTGCTGCATTTACTGGTCAGCATGTAGTGAGAAAGATCATTGCAGTCCTTGGCAGAGCAtccatcatcatcttcattcTAGCTTTGACAATCTTTGTCAGCGCAATCAGCTTAG GCGGGGTGGGCATAGCAAACATGGTTGAGAAGATGGAGAATCGAGAGTACATGGGATTTGAAAATTTCTGTGTCCCATCTTAA
- the LOC103426806 gene encoding U1 small nuclear ribonucleoprotein 70 kDa-like isoform X1, with protein MGDFNSDAFMRGQNAAVQGRTKAHNRQNVVQLKMIGQSHPTGLTTNLLKLFEPRPPLDFKPPPEKKKCPPLTGVAQFVSKFAEPGDPEYNPPVQKGETPTQRRARIHQLRLEKGAAKAAEELEKYDPNNDASISGDPYKTLFVARLNYETTESRIKREFDVYGPIKRVRLVADKETNKPRGYGFIEYMHTRDMKAAYKQADGRKIEGRRVLVDVERGRTVPNWRPRRLGGGLGTTRVGGEDVNQRYSGREQVQSGGQPRSEEPRAREERHVDLDREKSRERGKEKEKEREREKSRERSRERSHDKSRDRDHREDRHHRDRDRNRDKDRDRERDRGGRDRDRTRERGRDRGRDYEHGRDRDRDRDRERDRDHRSRDRERDYEVGEPEHDRGRSHDRIESKHERVRHGDRERGYDHTAQEDDQGWFEQPGHGHRHSEPDDDAEPYEHHRSQYDQLEVQHDDDRYKQYPDNAHDRYDRMEEDDYHYEQAPADPRERERGGDVERDYQRSSRSLSRDYNEY; from the exons ATGGGAGACTTCAACAGCGATGCCTTCATGCGCGGCCAAAACGCCGCCGTCCAGGGCCGAACCAAGGCCCACAACCGCCAAAATGTTGTTCAGCTCAAAATG ATTGGGCAGAGCCACCCCACTGGTCTAACAACCAACCTTTTGAAGCTGTTTGAGCCTCGACCGCCGTTGGATTTCAAACCGCCTCCGGAGAAGAAAAAGTGCCCACCTTTGACAG GGGTAGCGCAATTTGTGAGTAAGTTTGCGGAGCCTGGAGATCCTGAGTATAATCCGCCTGTCCAAAAGGGTGAAACTCCT ACACAAAGAAGGGCTCGAATACACCAGTTAAGGCTTGAGAAGGGTGCAGCAAAGGCTGCGGAAGAGTTAGAGAAAT ATGATCCGAATAATGACGCAAGCATTTCTGGAGATCCATACAAGACTTTGTTTGTTGCTAGACTC AATTATGAGACAACTGAGAGCAGAATCAAAAGGGAGTTTGACGTTTATGGTCCAATCAAGCGG GTTCGATTGGTCGCtgacaaagaaacaaataaaccTAGAGGCTATGGATTCATTGAATACATGCATACAAGGGACATGAAAG CTGCATACAAACAAGCTGATGGGAGGAAAATTGAGGGAAGAAGGGTACTTGTTGATGTTGAACGTGGTAGAACAGTTCCTAACTGGCGACCCCGCCGACTGGGTGGTGGGCTTGGAACTACCAGAGTTGGAGGTGAAGATGTCAATCAGAGATATTCTGGAAG GGAGCAAGTACAATCTGGAGGACAACCCCGGTCTGAGGAGCCAAGGGCACGCGAGGAGCGACATGTAGACTT GGATAGAGAAAAATCCCgtgaaagaggaaaagagaaagaaaaggaaagagaacGGGAGAAGTCCCGCGAGCGCTCTCGTGAACGCTCCCATGACAAGTCTAGAGACCGTGATCACAGGGAAGATAGGCACCACAGAGATCGTGATAGAAACAGGGACAAGGACAGGGATAGGGAAAGAGATCGTGGTGGTCGTGATCGGGATCGTACTCGTGAACGAGGACGGGATCGTGGTCGTGACTATGAGCATGGTCGTGATCGAGATAGAGACCGTGATCGGGAGCGTGATCGTGATCATCGCTCTAGAGACAGGGAGAGGGATTATGAAGTTGGGGAGCCTGAGCATGATCGTGGCCGTTCCCATGACCGTATTGAATCAAAACATGAGAGGGTCCGACATGGGGATCGGGAGCGGGGTTATGACCACACTGCCCAAGAAGACGACCAGGGTTGGTTTGAACAACCTGGGCATGGCCATAGGCACTCAGAGCCAGATGATGATGCTGAGCCCTATGAGCATCATCGTAGCCAGTATGATCAATTGGAAGTCCAGCATGATGATGATCGCTACAAACAGTATCCGGACAATGCTCATGATCGCTATGATCGAATGGAAGAGGATGATTACCATTATGAACAAGCACCAGCTGATCCCCGTGAAAGGGAGAGGGGTGGAGATGTCGAGCGAGATTATCAGAGGTCATCTAGATCACTATCTCGAGACTACAATGAGTATTAA
- the LOC103426806 gene encoding U1 small nuclear ribonucleoprotein 70 kDa-like isoform X2, with translation MGDFNNDAFMRGQNAAVQGRTKAQNRQNVLQLKMIGQSHPTGLTTNLLKLFEPRPPLDFKPPPEKKKCPPLTGVAQFVSKFAEPGDPEYNPPVQKGETPTQRRARIHQLRLEKGAAKAAEELEKYDPNNDASISGDPYKTLFVARLNYETTESRIKREFDVYGPIKRVRLVADKETNKPRGYGFIEYMHTRDMKAAYKQADGRKIEGRRVLVDVERGRTVPNWRPRRLGGGLGTTRVGGEDVNQRYSGREQVQSGGQPRSEEPRAREERHVDLDREKSRERGKEKEKEREREKSRERSRERSHDKSRDRDHREDRHHRDRDRNRDKDRDRERDRGGRDRDRTRERGRDRGRDYEHGRDRDRDRDRERDRDHRSRDRERDYEVGEPEHDRGRSHDRIESKHERVRHGDRERGYDHTAQEDDQGWFEQPGHGHRHSEPDDDAEPYEHHRSQYDQLEVQHDDDRYKQYPDNAHDRYDRMEEDDYHYEQAPADPRERERGGDVERDYQRSSRSLSRDYNEY, from the exons ATGGGAGACTTCAACAACGATGCTTTCATGCGCGGCCAAAACGCCGCCGTTCAGGGCCGAACCAAGGCCCAGAACCGCCAAAATGTTCTTCAGCTCAAGATG ATTGGGCAGAGCCACCCCACTGGTCTAACAACCAACCTTTTGAAGCTGTTTGAGCCTCGACCGCCGTTGGATTTCAAACCGCCTCCGGAGAAGAAAAAGTGCCCACCTTTGACAG GGGTAGCGCAATTTGTGAGTAAGTTTGCGGAGCCTGGAGATCCTGAGTATAATCCGCCTGTCCAAAAGGGTGAAACTCCT ACACAAAGAAGGGCTCGAATACACCAGTTAAGGCTTGAGAAGGGTGCAGCAAAGGCTGCGGAAGAGTTAGAGAAAT ATGATCCGAATAATGACGCAAGCATTTCTGGAGATCCATACAAGACTTTGTTTGTTGCTAGACTC AATTATGAGACAACTGAGAGCAGAATCAAAAGGGAGTTTGACGTTTATGGTCCAATCAAGCGG GTTCGATTGGTCGCtgacaaagaaacaaataaaccTAGAGGCTATGGATTCATTGAATACATGCATACAAGGGACATGAAAG CTGCATACAAACAAGCTGATGGGAGGAAAATTGAGGGAAGAAGGGTACTTGTTGATGTTGAACGTGGTAGAACAGTTCCTAACTGGCGACCCCGCCGACTGGGTGGTGGGCTTGGAACTACCAGAGTTGGAGGTGAAGATGTCAATCAGAGATATTCTGGAAG GGAGCAAGTACAATCTGGAGGACAACCCCGGTCTGAGGAGCCAAGGGCACGCGAGGAGCGACATGTAGACTT GGATAGAGAAAAATCCCgtgaaagaggaaaagagaaagaaaaggaaagagaacGGGAGAAGTCCCGCGAGCGCTCTCGTGAACGCTCCCATGACAAGTCTAGAGACCGTGATCACAGGGAAGATAGGCACCACAGAGATCGTGATAGAAACAGGGACAAGGACAGGGATAGGGAAAGAGATCGTGGTGGTCGTGATCGGGATCGTACTCGTGAACGAGGACGGGATCGTGGTCGTGACTATGAGCATGGTCGTGATCGAGATAGAGACCGTGATCGGGAGCGTGATCGTGATCATCGCTCTAGAGACAGGGAGAGGGATTATGAAGTTGGGGAGCCTGAGCATGATCGTGGCCGTTCCCATGACCGTATTGAATCAAAACATGAGAGGGTCCGACATGGGGATCGGGAGCGGGGTTATGACCACACTGCCCAAGAAGACGACCAGGGTTGGTTTGAACAACCTGGGCATGGCCATAGGCACTCAGAGCCAGATGATGATGCTGAGCCCTATGAGCATCATCGTAGCCAGTATGATCAATTGGAAGTCCAGCATGATGATGATCGCTACAAACAGTATCCGGACAATGCTCATGATCGCTATGATCGAATGGAAGAGGATGATTACCATTATGAACAAGCACCAGCTGATCCCCGTGAAAGGGAGAGGGGTGGAGATGTCGAGCGAGATTATCAGAGGTCATCTAGATCACTATCTCGAGACTACAATGAGTATTAA
- the LOC103401605 gene encoding proline-rich receptor-like protein kinase PERK4 isoform X2 has protein sequence MSSDSEPSPDSSSSSPPTPDSSKSSPSGPSPKESPEDSSSAPPPSSTPASSPPPSSPPPSSSPPPKDSSSSSSPPPKDSSSSSSPPPKDSSSSSSPHPPKQGSQSPPAPKEATPSPPHAKESPGKATPAQQTPAADAEDETLSAPPPPGRSRTSPSGALTPPRASSSSSKSSSDDDDTSSSSNKGRAAGVAIGAAVIIIVLLVVCVVCIRKRRRKRRDMQYYGDAPKAGGGYYNTQQQSWHDMNNPQGDHVMRLNNQPPGGGGGAWSSTPPQMPMSGEVSTNYSAPPLPPPSPSMALGFNKSTFTYDELAAATNGFDQANLLGQGGFGYVHKGVLPNGTIIAVKSLKSGSGQGEREFAAEVEIISRVHHRHLVSLVGYCIVGEQRMLVYEFVPNKTMEYHLHGKGLPPMDWPTRLRIAVGSAKGLAYLHEDCHPKIIHRDIKSANILIDNNFEAMVADFGLAKLSSDNNTHVSTRVMGTFGYLAPEYASSGKLTEKSDVFSFGVMLLELITGKKPVDPSNAMDDSLVDWARPLLTRALEDNNYAELVDIRLDNNYNPNEMARMVACAAASIRHSARKRAKMSQIVRALEGDVSLDDLNEGTKPGKSSMFNASGGSSDYDTQAYNADMKKFRKLALSSQEFGSSDFGTSSNDSREMSTPKK, from the exons ATGTCTTCTGACAGTGAGCCGTCCCCGgactcttcatcttcttcaccacCTACGCCGGACTCGTCCAAGTCATCTCCATCTGGTCCATCTCCAAAGGAATCCCCAGAGGACTCATCTTCGGCGCCACCACCATCCTCGACGCCGGCATCATCACCACCACCGTCCTCGCCGCCTCCATCATCATCTCCGCCTCCAAAGGACTCGTCTTCATCATCATCGCCGCCTCCCAAGGACTCGTCTTCATCATCATCGCCACCTCCTAAGGACTCGTCTTCATCATCATCGCCACATCCACCCAAGCAGGGGTCCCAGTCTCCACCTGCACCAAAAGAGGCGACCCCATCTCCACCTCATGCTAAGGAATCACCGGGAAAGGCAACGCCGGCACAACAGACACCAGCGGCAGATGCTGAAGATGAGACTTTGAGTGCGCCTCCTCCTCCAGGGCGTTCTCGGACTTCTCCCTCTGGTGCACTCACGCCACCACGTGCTAGTAGTTCCTCATCAAAAAGTAGTTCTGATGATGACGAcacatcatcatcttcaaataaAGGCAGGGCGGCGGGAGTTGCAATTGGGGCAGCTGTAATTATAATTGTCCTGCTCGTCGTTTGTGTGGTTTGCATcaggaagaggaggagaaagCGCCGCGATATGCAGTACTATGGAGATGCTCCTAAAG CTGGTGGTGGCTATTACAACACACAACAACAAAGTTGGCACGATATGAATAATCCACAAGGAGACCATGTGATGAGGCTAAACAACCAACCacctggtggtggtggtggtgcttggTCTTCAACACCTCCTCAAATGCCGATGAGCGGTGAAGTGAGCACCAATTACTCAGCACCCCCATTGCCACCTCCCTCACCATCAATGGCACTTGGTTTCAACAAGAGCACCTTCACATATGATGAGCTAGCAGCCGCTACTAATGGGTTTGATCAGGCCAATTTGTTGGGTCAGGGCGGGTTCGGGTATGTGCACAAAGGTGTTTTGCCCAATGGAACAATAATTGCAGTGAAAAGTCTCAAGTCGGGCAGTgggcaaggagaaagagaattCGCAGCAGAGGTGGAGATCATTAGTCGCGTTCATCATCGACATCTTGTGTCACTGGTTGGATATTGTATTGTTGGTGAGCAGAGAATGCTGGTCTATGAATTTGTTCCCAACAAAACCATGGAATATCACTTGCATG GAAAGGGTCTACCACCTATGGATTGGCCAACTAGACTTCGGATTGCAGTTGGGTCTGCCAAAGGGCTTGCATACCTTCATGAAGATT GCCACCCGAAAATCATCCATCGTGATATCAAATCTGCTAACATTCTCATTGATAACAACTTCGAAGCCATG GTTGCAGATTTTGGGTTGGCTAAGCTGTCTTCTGACAATAACACCCACGTATCGACACGAGTCATGGGAACTTTCGG GTATTTAGCTCCAGAATATGCATCAAGTGGAAAATTGACAGAAAAGTCTGATGTTTTCTCATTTGGGGTCATGCTCCTGGAACTCATAACTGGAAAGAAACCAGTGGATCCTTCAAATGCAATGGACGACAGCTTGGTTGACTGG GCCCGACCACTTCTCACTCGTGCATTAGAGGATAATAATTACGCGGAGCTAGTAGATATTCGTTTGGACAATAACTACAACCCTAATGAGATGGCCCGGATGGTCGCGTGCGCGGCTGCAAGTATCCGTCACTCTGCTAGAAAGCGCGCAAAGATGAGCCAG ATAGTACGTGCACTGGAAGGAGATGTATCGCTCGATGATCTAAATGAAGGAACAAAACCCGGGAAGAGCTCTATGTTCAACGCCAGTGGAGGAAGCTCGGACTACGATACGCAGGCGTACAATGCTGACATGAAGAAGTTCAGAAAGTTAGCCCTTTCAAGCCAGGAATTTGGGAGCAGTGATTTCGGGACTTCAAGTAATGACTCCAGAGAAATGAGCACACCCAAGAAATGA
- the LOC103401605 gene encoding proline-rich receptor-like protein kinase PERK4 isoform X1, whose product MGSKSWREIDTNGTSIIATSSSGRGEVSRHHNIQLFGKLVLGRRLSKRRIMSSDSEPSPDSSSSSPPTPDSSKSSPSGPSPKESPEDSSSAPPPSSTPASSPPPSSPPPSSSPPPKDSSSSSSPPPKDSSSSSSPPPKDSSSSSSPHPPKQGSQSPPAPKEATPSPPHAKESPGKATPAQQTPAADAEDETLSAPPPPGRSRTSPSGALTPPRASSSSSKSSSDDDDTSSSSNKGRAAGVAIGAAVIIIVLLVVCVVCIRKRRRKRRDMQYYGDAPKAGGGYYNTQQQSWHDMNNPQGDHVMRLNNQPPGGGGGAWSSTPPQMPMSGEVSTNYSAPPLPPPSPSMALGFNKSTFTYDELAAATNGFDQANLLGQGGFGYVHKGVLPNGTIIAVKSLKSGSGQGEREFAAEVEIISRVHHRHLVSLVGYCIVGEQRMLVYEFVPNKTMEYHLHGKGLPPMDWPTRLRIAVGSAKGLAYLHEDCHPKIIHRDIKSANILIDNNFEAMVADFGLAKLSSDNNTHVSTRVMGTFGYLAPEYASSGKLTEKSDVFSFGVMLLELITGKKPVDPSNAMDDSLVDWARPLLTRALEDNNYAELVDIRLDNNYNPNEMARMVACAAASIRHSARKRAKMSQIVRALEGDVSLDDLNEGTKPGKSSMFNASGGSSDYDTQAYNADMKKFRKLALSSQEFGSSDFGTSSNDSREMSTPKK is encoded by the exons ATGGGATCTAAATCCTGGAGGGAGATCGATACTAAT GGGACTTCAATCATTGCGACGAGCAGTTCTGGGAGAGGTGAAGTTTCCCGCCACCACAACATACAACTCTTTGGGAAATTAGTCCTTGGCCGGAGGTTGAGCAAGAGACGAATAATGTCTTCTGACAGTGAGCCGTCCCCGgactcttcatcttcttcaccacCTACGCCGGACTCGTCCAAGTCATCTCCATCTGGTCCATCTCCAAAGGAATCCCCAGAGGACTCATCTTCGGCGCCACCACCATCCTCGACGCCGGCATCATCACCACCACCGTCCTCGCCGCCTCCATCATCATCTCCGCCTCCAAAGGACTCGTCTTCATCATCATCGCCGCCTCCCAAGGACTCGTCTTCATCATCATCGCCACCTCCTAAGGACTCGTCTTCATCATCATCGCCACATCCACCCAAGCAGGGGTCCCAGTCTCCACCTGCACCAAAAGAGGCGACCCCATCTCCACCTCATGCTAAGGAATCACCGGGAAAGGCAACGCCGGCACAACAGACACCAGCGGCAGATGCTGAAGATGAGACTTTGAGTGCGCCTCCTCCTCCAGGGCGTTCTCGGACTTCTCCCTCTGGTGCACTCACGCCACCACGTGCTAGTAGTTCCTCATCAAAAAGTAGTTCTGATGATGACGAcacatcatcatcttcaaataaAGGCAGGGCGGCGGGAGTTGCAATTGGGGCAGCTGTAATTATAATTGTCCTGCTCGTCGTTTGTGTGGTTTGCATcaggaagaggaggagaaagCGCCGCGATATGCAGTACTATGGAGATGCTCCTAAAG CTGGTGGTGGCTATTACAACACACAACAACAAAGTTGGCACGATATGAATAATCCACAAGGAGACCATGTGATGAGGCTAAACAACCAACCacctggtggtggtggtggtgcttggTCTTCAACACCTCCTCAAATGCCGATGAGCGGTGAAGTGAGCACCAATTACTCAGCACCCCCATTGCCACCTCCCTCACCATCAATGGCACTTGGTTTCAACAAGAGCACCTTCACATATGATGAGCTAGCAGCCGCTACTAATGGGTTTGATCAGGCCAATTTGTTGGGTCAGGGCGGGTTCGGGTATGTGCACAAAGGTGTTTTGCCCAATGGAACAATAATTGCAGTGAAAAGTCTCAAGTCGGGCAGTgggcaaggagaaagagaattCGCAGCAGAGGTGGAGATCATTAGTCGCGTTCATCATCGACATCTTGTGTCACTGGTTGGATATTGTATTGTTGGTGAGCAGAGAATGCTGGTCTATGAATTTGTTCCCAACAAAACCATGGAATATCACTTGCATG GAAAGGGTCTACCACCTATGGATTGGCCAACTAGACTTCGGATTGCAGTTGGGTCTGCCAAAGGGCTTGCATACCTTCATGAAGATT GCCACCCGAAAATCATCCATCGTGATATCAAATCTGCTAACATTCTCATTGATAACAACTTCGAAGCCATG GTTGCAGATTTTGGGTTGGCTAAGCTGTCTTCTGACAATAACACCCACGTATCGACACGAGTCATGGGAACTTTCGG GTATTTAGCTCCAGAATATGCATCAAGTGGAAAATTGACAGAAAAGTCTGATGTTTTCTCATTTGGGGTCATGCTCCTGGAACTCATAACTGGAAAGAAACCAGTGGATCCTTCAAATGCAATGGACGACAGCTTGGTTGACTGG GCCCGACCACTTCTCACTCGTGCATTAGAGGATAATAATTACGCGGAGCTAGTAGATATTCGTTTGGACAATAACTACAACCCTAATGAGATGGCCCGGATGGTCGCGTGCGCGGCTGCAAGTATCCGTCACTCTGCTAGAAAGCGCGCAAAGATGAGCCAG ATAGTACGTGCACTGGAAGGAGATGTATCGCTCGATGATCTAAATGAAGGAACAAAACCCGGGAAGAGCTCTATGTTCAACGCCAGTGGAGGAAGCTCGGACTACGATACGCAGGCGTACAATGCTGACATGAAGAAGTTCAGAAAGTTAGCCCTTTCAAGCCAGGAATTTGGGAGCAGTGATTTCGGGACTTCAAGTAATGACTCCAGAGAAATGAGCACACCCAAGAAATGA